A window from Actimicrobium sp. CCC2.4 encodes these proteins:
- the ligA gene encoding NAD-dependent DNA ligase LigA has product MTEVASIDPAARAAALRRLLDRHAHAYYVLDSPVIADVDYDVLFRELEALEAAHPELVTVDSPTRRVGAPPLPEFVQVRHSVPMLSLSNGFADEDVIGFDRRVRDGLQVVGEVAYATELKYDGLAINLRYEHGVLVEAATRGDGSTGENVTVNIRTIRGIPLRLHTDTPPALIDVRGEVLLYKADFASLNARQRAAGLKEFANPRNAAAGSLRQLDSRITAQRALRFFAYGIGALDGVAMPDTHSGLLDWYRALGIPVCDERKIVHGAAGLLDFYRETGAKRASLPYEIDGVVYKVDAAALQQQLGFVARAPRYALAHKFPAEEASTVVQGIDVQVGRTGAITPVARLAPVAVGGVIVTNATLHNEDEVRRKDIRIGDTVIVRRAGDVIPEVVAFIADLRGPDVQEFVMPTACPVCGSAIVRLEDEAIARCSGGWIKCAAQRKGGLLHFVSRRAMDIEGLGEQLVVQLVDRDVIRTPADLYKLGLVGLSELARMADKSARNVLAALEKSKSTTLARFIYALGIRHVGEATAKELAAHFGQLDIVLAATEEQLLEVADVGPVVARSIVEFFADPLNVELVEQLRAAGVHWTEHTGRQVVSLPQSGKTFVLTGTLPTLGRDEAAALIEAAGGKVAGSVSKKTSYVVAGSDAGSKLAKAQELGLAILDEAGLLQLLKADANA; this is encoded by the coding sequence ATGACCGAGGTTGCATCGATTGATCCTGCGGCGCGCGCAGCGGCTTTGCGCAGGCTGCTCGATCGCCACGCGCATGCGTATTACGTGCTCGATAGTCCGGTCATTGCGGACGTTGATTACGACGTCCTGTTCCGCGAGCTCGAAGCCCTCGAAGCGGCCCATCCCGAACTGGTGACGGTCGATTCGCCTACCCGCCGCGTCGGTGCGCCGCCCCTGCCGGAGTTCGTGCAGGTGCGCCATTCGGTGCCGATGCTGTCGCTGTCGAACGGGTTTGCCGACGAGGATGTCATCGGCTTCGACCGGCGCGTGCGTGATGGTCTGCAGGTTGTCGGCGAAGTGGCCTATGCCACCGAACTCAAGTACGACGGCCTGGCCATCAACTTGCGCTACGAACATGGCGTACTGGTCGAAGCAGCCACCCGTGGCGACGGCAGCACCGGTGAAAACGTCACCGTCAACATCCGTACGATACGCGGCATTCCGCTGCGCCTGCACACGGATACGCCGCCGGCGCTCATCGACGTGCGCGGCGAAGTGCTGCTCTACAAGGCCGACTTCGCCAGCCTCAATGCGCGTCAGCGTGCGGCCGGTCTCAAGGAGTTCGCCAATCCGCGCAATGCCGCGGCCGGCAGTCTGCGTCAGCTCGATTCGCGCATCACGGCGCAGCGCGCGCTGCGCTTTTTTGCGTATGGCATCGGTGCGCTCGACGGCGTGGCGATGCCGGACACGCACTCGGGCCTGCTGGACTGGTATCGCGCACTCGGCATCCCGGTGTGCGACGAGCGCAAGATCGTGCACGGTGCGGCCGGCCTGCTCGATTTCTATCGCGAGACCGGTGCCAAGCGGGCGTCCTTGCCCTACGAAATCGATGGCGTGGTCTACAAGGTCGACGCCGCCGCCCTGCAACAGCAACTCGGTTTTGTAGCAAGGGCTCCGCGCTACGCGCTGGCGCACAAGTTTCCGGCCGAAGAAGCCAGCACCGTGGTGCAGGGCATCGATGTTCAGGTCGGCCGCACCGGTGCCATCACGCCGGTGGCGCGACTGGCTCCGGTGGCGGTGGGCGGCGTGATCGTCACCAACGCAACACTGCACAACGAAGATGAAGTCCGGCGCAAGGACATCCGTATCGGCGACACCGTCATCGTGCGCCGCGCCGGCGATGTGATTCCCGAAGTCGTGGCGTTCATCGCTGATTTGCGCGGCCCGGATGTGCAGGAGTTCGTCATGCCGACCGCGTGTCCGGTGTGCGGTTCGGCCATCGTCCGGCTCGAGGACGAAGCCATCGCGCGCTGTTCCGGCGGCTGGATCAAATGCGCCGCGCAACGCAAGGGCGGCTTGCTGCATTTCGTGTCGCGCCGGGCGATGGATATTGAAGGCCTCGGCGAGCAACTGGTCGTGCAACTGGTCGATCGCGACGTCATTCGCACGCCGGCCGACCTGTACAAACTCGGACTGGTCGGTTTGTCGGAGCTGGCGCGCATGGCCGACAAGTCGGCGCGCAACGTGCTGGCCGCGCTCGAGAAATCGAAGTCGACCACGCTGGCGCGCTTCATTTACGCGCTCGGTATCCGCCATGTCGGCGAAGCCACCGCGAAAGAACTGGCAGCACATTTTGGCCAGCTTGACATCGTGCTGGCTGCGACCGAAGAGCAGTTGCTGGAAGTGGCCGATGTCGGTCCGGTGGTCGCACGGTCCATCGTTGAATTTTTTGCCGATCCGCTTAACGTCGAACTGGTCGAGCAATTGCGTGCAGCCGGCGTGCACTGGACCGAGCATACCGGCCGCCAGGTCGTCAGCCTCCCGCAGAGCGGCAAGACCTTCGTGCTGACCGGCACCTTGCCGACGCTAGGACGCGATGAAGCCGCAGCGCTCATCGAGGCGGCCGGCGGCAAGGTGGCCGGCTCGGTCTCGAAAAAAACCAGCTACGTGGTCGCCGGCAGCGATGCCGGTAGCAAGCTCGCCAAGGCGCAGGAACTCGGCCTGGCCATCCTCGACGAAGCCGGATTACTTCAACTTTTGAAAGCAGATGCCAATGCGTAA
- a CDS encoding cell division protein ZipA C-terminal FtsZ-binding domain-containing protein, with protein sequence MTDLQASLIAIGGTIVIAVIGYNKWQEFKAKKSVERAFASTRDDVLMTPPSRDDATPPAVRQEPGFFAAGETPPDTDGQSLPAADAAADGDSAVQAGTPTTAQDLPVDELVDCLIPLALDGPLRGEKIMAAFRDLRQAGSKPLHTIGLRDGTHWEAIAHGAQYSALQVGVQLANRSSSLNEIEYSELVMALRAVAEELGAEPDIPDMKHVMQSARALYQFITEFDAQLSVNIQSNGEPWLISTLLIALEKQGFDLRPEGRLVMPDGEGDVLFSLSTNVTLAADTTSRLTLLLDVPRVAQAHNGFGALIACARSLSLRMDGTVVDDGNQPLPEQALSDIAVQVDEFYANMMAADIPAGSSRALRLFS encoded by the coding sequence ATGACCGACCTACAAGCCAGCCTCATCGCCATTGGCGGCACCATCGTCATCGCCGTTATCGGCTACAACAAGTGGCAGGAATTCAAAGCCAAAAAAAGTGTTGAACGGGCCTTCGCCTCGACCCGGGACGATGTGCTGATGACGCCGCCATCGCGCGACGACGCGACGCCGCCTGCCGTGCGGCAGGAGCCCGGGTTTTTTGCCGCTGGCGAAACGCCGCCGGACACGGATGGTCAATCGCTGCCGGCAGCCGATGCAGCGGCCGATGGTGACTCCGCGGTCCAGGCCGGTACCCCGACGACGGCGCAGGACCTGCCGGTCGATGAACTGGTCGATTGCCTGATCCCGCTGGCCCTCGACGGTCCCTTGCGCGGTGAAAAAATCATGGCCGCTTTCCGCGACTTGCGCCAGGCCGGCAGCAAACCCTTGCACACCATCGGCTTGCGCGATGGCACCCACTGGGAAGCGATTGCCCATGGCGCGCAATACAGCGCGCTGCAGGTCGGCGTGCAACTGGCCAACCGTTCTTCGTCGCTCAATGAAATCGAATATTCCGAGCTGGTCATGGCACTGCGTGCCGTGGCCGAAGAGCTCGGTGCCGAGCCGGATATTCCGGACATGAAGCATGTGATGCAAAGCGCCCGCGCGCTGTACCAGTTCATCACCGAATTCGACGCGCAACTGAGCGTCAATATCCAGTCCAATGGCGAACCGTGGTTGATCAGCACCTTGCTCATCGCCCTCGAAAAACAGGGTTTCGACCTGCGTCCCGAAGGCCGGCTGGTGATGCCGGATGGCGAAGGCGACGTGCTGTTTTCGCTGTCGACCAACGTCACGCTGGCGGCCGACACCACTTCGCGCCTGACACTGCTGCTCGATGTGCCGCGCGTGGCTCAGGCCCACAACGGTTTCGGGGCGCTGATTGCCTGCGCCCGCTCGCTGTCGCTGCGCATGGACGGCACGGTCGTTGACGACGGCAACCAACCCTTGCCGGAGCAGGCCCTGTCCGACATCGCCGTTCAAGTCGATGAGTTTTACGCGAACATGATGGCGGCCGATATTCCGGCCGGCTCGTCGCGTGCGTTACGCTTGTTCAGCTGA
- a CDS encoding GspE/PulE family protein: MNTILSPDNSLQSQVGSFLVATGVMTAQQLDVCLRQQKSTREGGQQALLVEIIVRNKFASQAQIGFAVKRLDGENDSLLFRQLLPLALCKLHSVFPVQVESGVLQLKAARILPGNARRSLIEACEVKVTGLRIEPTDIGDIRRSIDSVYSAAHSFEAIALRLRSEEINGLLLKQALEAMLAEAIMLRASDIHLDKLRDPGAWISYRVDGKLRPTHLVPERTMAALFSRIKNESGMDASDTRRAQDGRLSLAGAGTGVEFRVATQPIAGGETIAIRVLDPSAMIGLDALFPYQLQMTDLFRQLADVRGKTGGLVLISGPTGSGKTTTLYALAQNFGRDRINVITVEEPVEYILPFARQIQLNQLLNEKSVDLERSVLRQDPDVLILGEIRDNDTMRAALKFAESGHLVLATVHAKDVAQTFERVLSFCDPATKQEALYILANQLSVVVNQGLIPKLCTCASEIDRESAVELSSTRGLTFHGHARFLHRGGCAACNQTGYRGRVAIHETVVIPNGDALRMDITRLLFESIHNFQAVFAMEAVTHISKHQVMAQLLECHVIDADTVTQAIKAGF; encoded by the coding sequence ATGAATACCATCCTGTCTCCTGACAATAGCCTGCAAAGCCAGGTCGGCAGCTTCCTCGTAGCAACCGGGGTAATGACAGCGCAACAACTCGACGTCTGCCTGCGCCAGCAAAAATCCACCCGCGAAGGTGGCCAGCAAGCGCTGCTCGTCGAAATTATCGTCCGCAACAAATTTGCCAGCCAGGCGCAAATCGGCTTTGCGGTCAAACGACTCGACGGCGAAAACGACTCGCTGTTATTCCGTCAGCTGCTGCCGCTGGCGCTGTGCAAGTTGCATAGCGTCTTTCCGGTGCAGGTAGAAAGCGGTGTGTTGCAACTGAAAGCCGCACGCATCCTGCCGGGGAACGCCCGTCGAAGCCTGATCGAGGCCTGCGAGGTCAAGGTAACCGGCCTGCGTATCGAACCCACTGATATCGGCGATATCCGCCGCTCGATCGATAGCGTCTACAGCGCCGCCCACAGCTTTGAGGCGATCGCGCTGCGCTTGCGCAGCGAAGAAATCAACGGCTTGCTGCTCAAGCAAGCACTTGAAGCGATGCTGGCCGAAGCCATCATGCTGCGTGCCTCCGATATCCATCTGGATAAACTGCGCGACCCCGGCGCCTGGATCAGCTACCGCGTCGATGGCAAGCTCAGGCCGACCCATCTGGTACCGGAGCGCACCATGGCCGCGCTGTTCTCGCGCATCAAGAACGAGTCCGGCATGGATGCGTCGGACACCCGGCGCGCCCAGGATGGCCGGCTGTCACTGGCAGGCGCCGGCACCGGCGTCGAATTCCGCGTCGCCACGCAACCGATCGCCGGCGGTGAAACCATCGCCATCCGGGTGCTCGATCCCTCCGCGATGATCGGACTCGATGCGCTGTTCCCGTACCAGCTGCAGATGACCGACCTGTTCCGCCAACTCGCGGACGTGCGCGGCAAGACCGGCGGACTGGTGCTCATTTCCGGTCCGACCGGCTCCGGCAAGACCACCACGCTGTATGCACTGGCACAGAACTTCGGGCGCGACCGTATCAACGTCATCACGGTCGAGGAACCGGTCGAATACATCCTGCCGTTCGCCCGCCAGATTCAGCTGAACCAGCTCCTCAACGAAAAATCGGTCGACCTCGAACGCTCGGTGCTGCGCCAGGATCCGGACGTGCTGATCCTCGGCGAGATCCGCGACAACGACACCATGCGGGCCGCGCTCAAGTTCGCCGAATCCGGCCATCTGGTGCTGGCCACCGTGCATGCCAAGGATGTCGCCCAGACCTTCGAGCGCGTACTGTCGTTCTGCGATCCCGCCACCAAGCAGGAGGCGCTATACATTCTGGCCAACCAGCTCAGCGTGGTGGTCAACCAGGGCCTGATCCCGAAGCTATGCACTTGCGCCAGCGAGATCGACCGCGAATCGGCCGTCGAACTGAGCAGCACACGGGGTCTGACCTTTCATGGCCATGCGCGATTCCTGCATCGCGGCGGATGTGCCGCGTGCAACCAGACCGGCTACCGCGGCCGGGTCGCGATCCACGAGACCGTCGTCATTCCGAACGGCGATGCGCTACGCATGGACATCACGCGTCTGCTATTCGAATCGATCCACAACTTCCAGGCCGTATTTGCGATGGAAGCCGTCACGCATATCAGCAAGCACCAGGTCATGGCCCAGCTGCTCGAATGCCATGTGATCGACGCCGACACGGTTACCCAAGCAATCAAGGCGGGCTTCTGA
- a CDS encoding type II secretion system F family protein — translation MDSLKNFSVTYLLPFAADADAVRDRSARKHFRHNRIMVAASREQIVHDVRKTGGVPIEIRIIKPAMNWLNPVSRDYKQQFLLAIYFNTQAGLSAGRALKLVIDAENGPLRQRLNFANLILDGGGSFLDAMEALDFFDQTTLAILEAGEKTGTLSSAINTAIDYYQARAGTLKILMGTAIFTGIEVAFSVLSLIGNRVAVLPAIEKEIGENNTPEKIASIKRGIAVAYFANDLMLVVSLALIVFAAVCTWGYFNGSSDFRKKVDDLILRIPQVKDIILHGALANSTKVAVSLIRGGVDLMASFAIAEKASRVPRVLGYWRAAVRRIEDREDIAHALAQTPLENSERTLIRSHTDRHQLARAFEVIAERREVFAQRAAKKFQVLSFIATLAFSLVAVLIALFVALIQSEGSLASMTSL, via the coding sequence ATGGATAGCCTGAAAAACTTCAGCGTCACCTACCTGCTGCCGTTCGCCGCCGATGCCGATGCGGTGCGCGACCGCAGCGCGCGCAAGCACTTCCGCCACAACCGCATCATGGTCGCCGCCAGCCGCGAGCAGATCGTGCATGACGTGCGCAAAACCGGCGGCGTACCGATTGAGATCCGCATCATCAAGCCGGCCATGAACTGGCTCAATCCGGTCTCGCGCGATTACAAACAGCAGTTCCTGCTGGCGATTTATTTCAATACGCAGGCGGGTCTGAGCGCCGGCCGCGCCCTCAAGCTGGTGATCGATGCCGAGAACGGTCCGCTGCGCCAGCGCCTCAATTTTGCCAACCTGATCCTCGATGGCGGCGGTAGCTTTCTGGATGCAATGGAGGCGCTGGACTTCTTCGACCAGACCACGCTAGCCATCCTCGAAGCCGGTGAAAAAACCGGCACGCTGTCGAGCGCCATCAACACCGCCATCGACTATTACCAGGCCCGCGCCGGCACCCTGAAAATCCTGATGGGTACGGCCATTTTTACGGGCATCGAAGTAGCGTTCTCGGTGCTCTCGCTGATCGGCAACCGGGTTGCGGTGCTGCCTGCCATTGAAAAGGAAATCGGCGAGAACAACACGCCCGAAAAAATCGCCAGCATCAAGCGCGGCATTGCGGTGGCCTATTTTGCCAACGACCTGATGCTGGTGGTGTCGCTGGCGCTGATCGTTTTCGCCGCGGTCTGCACCTGGGGCTACTTCAATGGCAGCAGCGATTTCCGCAAGAAAGTCGATGACCTCATCCTGCGTATCCCGCAGGTCAAGGACATCATCCTGCACGGCGCACTGGCCAACAGCACCAAGGTGGCGGTCTCGCTGATCCGCGGCGGCGTCGACCTGATGGCGTCGTTTGCGATTGCCGAAAAAGCCTCGCGGGTGCCGCGCGTACTAGGCTACTGGCGCGCTGCGGTCAGACGCATCGAAGACCGCGAAGACATCGCCCACGCGCTGGCGCAAACGCCGCTGGAAAACTCCGAGCGCACCCTGATCCGTTCGCACACCGATCGCCATCAACTGGCGCGCGCCTTTGAAGTCATCGCCGAACGCCGGGAAGTGTTTGCGCAACGCGCTGCCAAAAAATTCCAGGTGCTTTCATTCATTGCCACGCTGGCTTTTTCGCTGGTGGCGGTGCTGATTGCCCTCTTCGTTGCGCTGATCCAGAGCGAGGGCAGCCTCGCCTCGATGACTTCGTTATAG